One stretch of Chryseobacterium fluminis DNA includes these proteins:
- a CDS encoding nitroreductase family protein, with protein sequence MSLIENLNWRHAVKAYDPTKKVSEQDLNKILEAARLAPTSSGLQPFRVIVVENQELKEKMVQGALNPEVMRDCSHVLVFAAWDRYSDEKIDKVYDYTTDERDLPRGRFGSYTDKIKEMYDAQTPEQHFAHTARQTYIALGLALAQAAELKIDSTPAEGFSNEVVDEILGLKELGLKSVSLLYLGYRDQDNDWMASMKKVRIPMEEFVIKK encoded by the coding sequence ATGTCGTTAATAGAAAATTTAAACTGGAGACACGCCGTAAAAGCTTATGACCCCACAAAAAAAGTTTCGGAACAGGATTTAAATAAAATTCTTGAAGCAGCCAGACTTGCTCCTACCTCATCAGGACTTCAGCCTTTCCGCGTTATTGTAGTGGAAAACCAGGAACTGAAAGAAAAAATGGTTCAGGGTGCATTAAATCCTGAAGTAATGAGAGATTGTTCTCACGTATTGGTTTTTGCAGCGTGGGACCGCTATTCTGACGAAAAAATAGATAAGGTATACGATTATACAACAGACGAAAGGGACTTACCAAGAGGCCGCTTCGGAAGCTATACCGATAAAATCAAGGAAATGTATGATGCCCAGACGCCGGAACAGCATTTTGCACACACTGCAAGACAGACCTATATTGCATTAGGACTTGCGCTGGCACAGGCTGCAGAACTGAAAATCGACAGTACCCCTGCCGAAGGTTTCAGCAATGAAGTGGTGGATGAAATTCTCGGTTTAAAGGAATTAGGTTTAAAAAGTGTAAGTTTGCTGTATCTAGGCTACAGAGATCAGGACAACGACTGGATGGCTTCCATGAAAAAGGTCCGCATTCCGATGGAGGAATTCGTCATTAAAAAATAA
- a CDS encoding MarR family winged helix-turn-helix transcriptional regulator: MEKFKSLKLENQICFPLYVIAKEITGLYRPFLDELDITYPQYLVLMVLWENDGLAVNHIGEKLYLDSGTLTPLLKRLEAKGFIQRKRKKEDERVVEVFITESGKALQQKACEIPEKIHRKVDVTPEDWIGLKESVQKILSKIEK, from the coding sequence ATGGAAAAATTTAAATCTTTAAAACTGGAAAATCAGATTTGTTTTCCTCTTTATGTGATTGCAAAGGAAATCACGGGGCTTTACCGTCCGTTCCTTGATGAACTGGACATTACGTACCCCCAATATCTTGTGTTGATGGTCCTTTGGGAAAATGACGGTCTTGCCGTGAACCATATCGGGGAAAAGTTATATTTGGACAGTGGTACGCTGACCCCTCTTTTAAAGAGACTGGAAGCTAAAGGATTTATCCAGCGGAAAAGAAAAAAAGAAGATGAAAGAGTCGTTGAGGTATTCATCACAGAATCCGGGAAAGCGCTTCAGCAGAAAGCTTGTGAAATTCCTGAGAAGATTCACCGCAAAGTAGATGTCACTCCGGAAGACTGGATCGGACTGAAAGAAAGTGTACAAAAAATATTAAGTAAAATAGAAAAATAA
- the trpC gene encoding indole-3-glycerol phosphate synthase TrpC → MTILDLIIQRKREEITISKSKVSVQKLRDSDFFDRAGLSLKDSVKNGTGIIAEFKRKSPSKGVINDQMQPLEVVSVYENFGASGVSILTDHDFFGGGPEDLSGVRNHISIPVLRKDFMIDEYQLYEAKSIGADVILLIAACLSPQQVTEFTGLSHELGLEVLLEIHTEEELQHINSEIDLVGINNRNLKDFRVDLQHSVRLKNQLPEHMLSVAESGIYSIEDFNYLKEKGFDGFLMGEYFMKNKNPAEAFKEFMSNISISKQ, encoded by the coding sequence ATGACAATTTTAGATCTGATTATACAGAGAAAAAGGGAGGAAATTACCATTTCAAAATCAAAAGTTTCCGTTCAGAAATTAAGGGATTCCGATTTTTTTGACAGAGCAGGTCTTTCCCTGAAAGATTCCGTTAAGAACGGGACCGGAATCATTGCAGAGTTCAAAAGAAAATCCCCTTCAAAAGGAGTGATCAACGATCAGATGCAGCCCTTAGAAGTGGTTTCAGTCTATGAAAATTTCGGAGCAAGCGGGGTCTCCATCCTTACGGATCATGATTTTTTCGGCGGAGGTCCTGAAGATCTCTCAGGAGTAAGAAATCATATCAGTATTCCTGTTTTGAGAAAAGATTTTATGATTGATGAGTACCAGCTGTATGAAGCTAAAAGCATAGGAGCTGATGTAATTCTTTTAATTGCAGCGTGTCTTTCTCCGCAGCAGGTGACCGAATTCACAGGTCTGTCACACGAATTAGGCCTTGAAGTGTTACTGGAAATTCACACAGAAGAAGAATTGCAACATATCAATTCGGAAATTGACCTGGTGGGAATCAATAACAGAAACCTCAAAGATTTCAGGGTTGATCTGCAGCATTCGGTCCGTTTAAAAAATCAGCTTCCGGAGCATATGCTGTCGGTCGCCGAAAGCGGTATTTACAGCATTGAAGATTTTAACTATTTAAAGGAAAAAGGATTTGACGGTTTCCTGATGGGAGAATATTTTATGAAAAATAAAAACCCGGCAGAAGCTTTTAAAGAATTCATGTCAAATATTTCAATATCAAAGCAATAG
- a CDS encoding hemin-degrading factor, whose protein sequence is MSTLVNDLKEKWEALKAENPHLRIRNAAAQLAVSEAELLATSIGEGVTLLKPEFKDILTEAEQLGKVMALTRNEECVHERKGTYLNGDFSSPHAQLFVGEDIDLRIFLNHWKFAFGVVEGDKKSLQFFGKDGLALHKIYLTKDSNEAAFDGIVEKFKADDQNSALQLENIAPKAEEKADADIDVEGFQKSWTELKDTHDFFMMTRKFGVSRTQALRLAPEGFAKKIDSSKVVNVLEDASEKQLPIMIFVGNRGIIQIHTGNVKKTMWHQQWFNVMDPDFNLHLDVTKIAEAWIVKKPTEDGEVTAIEVFNKEGDFIVQFFGKRKPGIPELQEWKDLVSDLEK, encoded by the coding sequence ATGAGCACATTAGTGAATGATCTGAAAGAGAAATGGGAAGCTCTGAAAGCTGAAAATCCGCATTTAAGAATTAGAAATGCAGCGGCACAACTTGCTGTAAGTGAGGCTGAATTATTAGCAACAAGCATTGGTGAAGGGGTAACCCTCCTAAAACCTGAATTTAAAGATATTCTGACAGAAGCTGAGCAATTGGGAAAAGTGATGGCTCTTACGCGCAATGAAGAATGCGTTCATGAAAGAAAAGGAACCTACCTGAACGGAGACTTCAGCAGCCCCCACGCACAGCTTTTTGTAGGGGAAGACATCGATCTGAGAATTTTCCTTAATCACTGGAAATTTGCTTTCGGGGTAGTGGAAGGAGATAAAAAAAGCCTTCAGTTCTTCGGAAAAGACGGCCTGGCCTTACATAAGATTTACCTGACAAAAGACAGCAATGAGGCTGCTTTCGATGGTATTGTTGAGAAATTCAAAGCGGATGATCAAAATTCTGCGTTGCAATTAGAAAATATCGCTCCGAAAGCAGAAGAAAAAGCTGATGCTGATATTGATGTTGAAGGTTTCCAAAAATCCTGGACCGAATTAAAAGACACGCACGATTTCTTCATGATGACCAGAAAATTTGGGGTTTCAAGAACTCAGGCCTTAAGACTTGCGCCGGAAGGTTTTGCAAAGAAAATCGACAGTTCAAAAGTCGTAAATGTTTTGGAAGATGCTTCTGAGAAACAACTTCCCATCATGATTTTCGTCGGAAACAGAGGGATTATCCAGATTCATACCGGAAATGTGAAAAAGACAATGTGGCATCAGCAATGGTTTAATGTAATGGATCCTGACTTCAATCTGCACCTTGACGTAACGAAAATCGCTGAAGCGTGGATCGTAAAAAAACCAACTGAGGACGGTGAAGTTACAGCCATTGAAGTATTTAATAAAGAAGGGGATTTCATCGTTCAGTTCTTTGGAAAAAGAAAGCCGGGAATTCCTGAACTGCAGGAGTGGAAAGATCTTGTTTCAGATTTAGAAAAATAA
- a CDS encoding ChaN family lipoprotein — MKNIFIVLLLISFCPLNAQNFKAYQFYDQKGKEIDTDKLVRKLADYDVVFFGENHNSSINHWLQLKITEALHLQKNGQIILGAEMFERDNQPQLNQYLNGKFDAKTLKDSARLWNNYATDYQPLVDFAKIQKLNFIATNVPRRYASRTAKEGFESLNNLTEKDKRYMARLPIKVTLDTPGYPEMKAMMGDHADGTKVMNFISAQAIKDATMAESILKNIQPGKTFIHYNGNYHTKEFGGIYWYVKQKSPNLKMAVISVSESENPELNFPEKDYIPTDFNLIIPADMTKTY, encoded by the coding sequence ATGAAAAATATTTTCATAGTCCTATTGCTTATAAGCTTCTGCCCATTAAATGCCCAAAACTTCAAAGCCTACCAATTTTATGACCAAAAAGGAAAAGAAATAGACACAGATAAATTGGTCAGAAAACTGGCAGATTATGACGTGGTTTTCTTTGGTGAAAATCATAACAGCTCGATCAACCACTGGCTTCAGCTGAAAATTACAGAAGCCCTGCATCTTCAGAAAAACGGTCAGATCATTCTGGGTGCTGAAATGTTTGAAAGAGATAACCAGCCCCAGTTAAATCAATATCTGAATGGAAAATTTGATGCTAAAACCCTGAAAGATTCAGCGCGCTTATGGAACAATTATGCAACCGACTATCAGCCGCTGGTGGATTTTGCCAAAATACAAAAGCTGAATTTTATCGCTACCAATGTTCCCAGAAGATATGCTTCCCGGACTGCAAAAGAAGGTTTTGAATCTTTGAACAATTTAACCGAAAAAGATAAGAGATACATGGCCCGGCTGCCGATAAAAGTCACCCTGGACACACCGGGATATCCTGAAATGAAAGCCATGATGGGCGATCATGCAGACGGAACAAAAGTGATGAATTTTATTTCTGCCCAGGCCATAAAAGACGCGACAATGGCAGAATCTATTCTGAAAAACATCCAGCCCGGAAAAACGTTCATCCATTACAACGGAAACTATCACACCAAAGAGTTCGGAGGAATTTACTGGTATGTAAAACAGAAAAGTCCAAACCTGAAAATGGCTGTAATTTCTGTTTCTGAATCCGAAAATCCTGAACTGAACTTTCCGGAAAAAGACTATATCCCAACGGATTTCAATCTGATTATCCCGGCCGATATGACGAAAACATATTAG
- a CDS encoding organic hydroperoxide resistance protein, with product MKTLYTTQVTAQGGRNGKVKSENGVLDLEVRMPKALGGANDDFANPEMLFAAGYSACFDSALNRVISLSKKETGETTVTAKVGIGQIDNGGFGLAVELDVNIPGVSIEEAQALTEKAHEVCPYSNATRNNIEVKLSVTNN from the coding sequence ATGAAAACATTATATACAACCCAGGTAACTGCACAGGGAGGCAGAAACGGTAAAGTAAAAAGTGAAAACGGAGTTCTTGATCTGGAAGTAAGAATGCCTAAAGCCCTTGGTGGGGCCAATGATGATTTTGCAAATCCTGAAATGCTTTTCGCGGCAGGATATTCAGCCTGTTTCGACAGTGCATTAAACCGGGTGATCAGCCTATCGAAAAAAGAAACCGGGGAAACTACCGTGACAGCAAAGGTAGGTATCGGCCAGATCGACAACGGAGGGTTTGGACTGGCTGTGGAACTGGACGTTAATATTCCCGGAGTATCCATAGAAGAGGCACAGGCGCTGACGGAAAAAGCACATGAAGTCTGCCCGTATTCCAATGCAACAAGAAATAATATTGAAGTGAAGCTGTCTGTGACCAATAACTAA
- the trpA gene encoding tryptophan synthase subunit alpha, producing MKKLNIYFTAGIPQAEDTGDIIKLIQDSGADMMEIGMPYSDPVADGPVISQAHERALKNGMTIEKLLSQIKAIKNELRIPVILMGYINPVLSFGFENFCRECSESGVSGLIIPDLPPIEFEKTYQKILEKYHLNFTFLVTPETSDERIVYLDSLSSGFLYAVSSSSTTGNKNVVLKNEDYLSRLAALPLRNPVMIGFGIQSKEDFENVTEKAAGGIIGTAFVNILLNHRDWKTKAIDFVHSIKA from the coding sequence ATGAAAAAACTGAATATATATTTCACCGCAGGAATTCCTCAAGCCGAAGACACCGGTGATATCATAAAACTCATACAGGATTCAGGAGCCGATATGATGGAAATCGGAATGCCTTATTCTGATCCTGTTGCTGACGGGCCGGTTATTTCGCAGGCTCACGAAAGGGCTTTAAAAAACGGCATGACCATCGAAAAACTTCTTTCACAGATTAAGGCCATTAAAAATGAACTCAGAATTCCTGTTATTTTAATGGGATACATTAATCCTGTTCTGAGCTTCGGATTCGAAAATTTCTGTCGCGAATGTTCCGAAAGCGGCGTTTCGGGATTGATTATTCCTGATTTGCCACCCATTGAGTTTGAAAAAACCTATCAGAAGATTTTAGAAAAGTACCATCTTAATTTTACTTTTCTGGTGACTCCCGAGACTTCCGATGAAAGAATCGTGTACCTCGATTCTTTAAGCTCCGGGTTTTTGTATGCCGTAAGCTCATCATCAACCACCGGAAACAAAAATGTTGTTTTAAAAAACGAAGACTACCTTTCAAGATTGGCTGCGCTTCCACTCAGGAATCCGGTGATGATCGGTTTTGGAATCCAGTCAAAAGAAGATTTTGAAAATGTCACGGAAAAAGCGGCCGGGGGCATCATCGGGACGGCATTTGTGAATATTTTACTGAACCATAGAGATTGGAAGACAAAAGCCATAGATTTTGTCCATTCCATAAAAGCATAA
- the trpB gene encoding tryptophan synthase subunit beta — protein sequence MNYKNPDEHGYYGEFGGAFIPEMLYPNVEELQKNYLEIIESEDFQQEYQELLKNYVGRATPLYFSKNLSEKYGARIYLKREDLNHTGAHKINNALGQVLLAKRLGKNRIIAETGAGQHGVATATACALLGMKCIVYMGEIDIQRQAPNVARMKMLGAEVIAATSGSRTLKDAVNEALKDWINHPVTTHYVIGSVVGPHPFPDLVTRFQSVISKEIKKQLHEQTGRANPDYVIACVGGGSNAAGTFYHFVDEKDVKIIAAEAGGFGIDSGKSAATTFLGTLGVLHGSKSLVMQTGDGQVIEPHSISAGLDYPGIGPFHAHLFREKRAEFFSINDDEALKAAFELTKSEGIIPALESAHALAVLDKKKFNKNDVVVICLSGRGDKDMETYLKNL from the coding sequence ATGAATTATAAAAATCCCGATGAACACGGATACTATGGAGAATTTGGAGGAGCTTTTATTCCTGAAATGCTTTATCCGAACGTAGAAGAATTGCAAAAAAACTACCTTGAGATTATCGAATCTGAAGATTTTCAGCAGGAATATCAGGAGCTGCTGAAAAATTATGTTGGCCGGGCCACGCCCCTTTATTTTTCAAAAAACCTGAGCGAAAAATACGGTGCCCGGATCTATCTCAAAAGAGAAGACCTGAACCATACCGGTGCTCATAAAATCAATAATGCCCTGGGACAGGTTCTGCTGGCGAAACGGTTGGGAAAAAACAGAATCATTGCAGAAACCGGAGCCGGCCAGCACGGGGTTGCCACCGCCACCGCATGTGCCCTTCTTGGGATGAAATGCATTGTGTATATGGGTGAAATTGATATTCAGCGCCAGGCTCCCAACGTGGCAAGAATGAAAATGCTCGGCGCAGAAGTCATCGCCGCAACATCAGGCTCCAGGACGTTGAAAGATGCTGTAAATGAAGCTTTAAAAGACTGGATCAACCATCCCGTGACCACGCACTATGTCATCGGCAGCGTGGTTGGCCCGCATCCTTTCCCTGATTTGGTGACCCGGTTTCAGAGTGTCATTTCAAAGGAAATAAAAAAACAGCTTCATGAGCAGACCGGAAGAGCCAATCCCGATTATGTAATTGCCTGCGTAGGTGGCGGAAGCAATGCGGCCGGTACTTTTTATCACTTTGTAGATGAAAAAGACGTTAAAATCATTGCGGCGGAAGCCGGAGGTTTCGGAATCGATTCCGGAAAATCCGCAGCCACTACCTTCCTGGGAACGCTGGGTGTCCTTCATGGCAGTAAAAGCCTGGTGATGCAGACAGGAGACGGGCAGGTGATCGAGCCCCATTCTATTTCAGCAGGACTGGATTATCCGGGAATCGGACCTTTCCACGCCCATTTATTCAGGGAAAAGCGTGCAGAATTTTTCAGCATCAATGATGATGAAGCCCTGAAAGCTGCTTTTGAACTGACAAAATCTGAAGGGATTATTCCCGCACTGGAAAGCGCTCATGCCCTGGCTGTTCTGGACAAAAAGAAATTTAACAAAAATGATGTTGTCGTCATCTGTTTAAGCGGCCGCGGAGATAAAGATATGGAGACGTATTTAAAAAACCTGTAG
- a CDS encoding class I SAM-dependent methyltransferase: MEKNELKILAQHLANPQGEKGLEIGEMMHATNIGMTLESIKTLLIEDDEHILEIGHGNAGHVKSILNKAQNLHYTGIDISETMHHEAKRLNEKFKDQAAFVLYEGTKLPFRDKTFDKIFTVNTVYFWQQPVEYLNEVYRVLKDNGTFVLTFGQRDFMEKLPFTQFDFTLYNSDEMEETVSKSHFKRMKISEKEEEVKSKTGKDTITRNYTVLTIKK, encoded by the coding sequence ATGGAAAAAAATGAACTGAAAATACTCGCTCAACATCTGGCTAATCCTCAGGGCGAAAAAGGACTTGAAATTGGCGAGATGATGCATGCCACCAATATCGGGATGACGCTGGAAAGCATTAAAACACTGCTAATAGAAGATGATGAGCATATTTTAGAAATAGGTCACGGCAACGCCGGGCATGTAAAAAGTATTCTGAACAAAGCTCAGAATCTACACTATACCGGTATTGATATTTCGGAAACCATGCATCATGAAGCGAAAAGATTAAATGAAAAATTTAAAGATCAGGCAGCTTTTGTTTTGTATGAAGGAACAAAATTACCTTTCAGAGATAAGACGTTTGATAAAATATTCACTGTAAATACCGTTTATTTCTGGCAGCAGCCGGTTGAATATCTGAATGAAGTTTACAGGGTATTGAAAGATAACGGAACTTTTGTGCTCACATTCGGGCAAAGAGATTTCATGGAAAAATTACCGTTTACCCAATTCGATTTTACATTGTACAATTCTGATGAAATGGAAGAAACGGTCTCTAAAAGTCATTTTAAAAGAATGAAAATTTCCGAAAAGGAAGAGGAAGTAAAAAGTAAAACAGGAAAAGACACCATAACAAGAAATTATACAGTTTTAACCATAAAAAAATAA
- a CDS encoding peptide deformylase — protein sequence MKKLYLLFILFIGVINAQKLTPNEIAIISQGDINTALPIYQTTDQNQHKTLLNLSTDIDPLDRNTAVLVKRMKESLLSTDGGVGIAAPQVGINRKIIWVQRFDKPGEPLEYFINPVIVWRSELQNLGPEGDLSIPEFRDQFYRSKVIQLEYVDLKGQQYSEIVEGFTAVIFQHEIDHLFGILISDKKEKEKKDSYQKVDAFKKSDSMTR from the coding sequence ATGAAAAAATTATACCTTCTTTTTATACTTTTCATAGGGGTAATCAATGCTCAAAAGCTGACTCCCAATGAAATTGCCATCATCAGTCAGGGTGACATCAACACCGCACTACCGATTTATCAGACGACCGATCAAAACCAGCATAAAACCTTACTGAATCTTTCCACAGACATTGATCCGTTAGACAGAAACACGGCAGTTTTAGTCAAAAGAATGAAAGAATCCCTCCTGTCCACCGATGGTGGAGTTGGTATAGCTGCTCCTCAGGTCGGTATCAACAGGAAAATCATCTGGGTTCAGCGTTTTGACAAACCGGGGGAACCTTTGGAATATTTTATTAATCCGGTAATCGTCTGGAGATCGGAACTACAGAATCTTGGCCCTGAGGGAGATCTGTCGATTCCGGAATTCAGGGACCAGTTTTACAGAAGCAAAGTCATTCAGCTGGAATATGTGGATTTAAAAGGTCAGCAATATTCTGAGATCGTCGAAGGATTTACAGCAGTTATTTTCCAGCACGAAATCGACCACCTTTTCGGGATCTTAATCTCCGATAAAAAAGAAAAAGAAAAAAAAGACTCTTATCAGAAAGTAGATGCTTTTAAGAAAAGTGATTCGATGACGAGGTGA
- a CDS encoding phosphoribosylanthranilate isomerase — protein sequence MSNKTSTHKQLLKVCGLTVLDQIQELILMKVDLLGFIFYEKSPRYVLNHLSFEEISRIDHQGKVGVFVNETVGFIIETAKKAVLNYIQLHGDENEDFIAELREKLSPKTGIIKVIRIGKQKPETEMMMTKNIDYLLFDTDSKAFGGTGQRFDWNMLNSAEIPLPYFLSGGISEENVSDMDKLTQKPLGLDINSKFESSPGNKNINQIRKFKEIIRIRYSQEQI from the coding sequence ATGAGTAACAAAACATCAACTCATAAGCAACTGCTTAAAGTCTGCGGATTAACAGTCTTAGATCAGATTCAGGAACTCATCCTGATGAAAGTCGATCTTTTAGGATTTATTTTTTATGAAAAATCACCGCGGTATGTACTGAATCATTTAAGTTTTGAAGAGATTTCAAGGATTGACCATCAGGGAAAAGTCGGTGTTTTTGTCAATGAAACCGTCGGATTCATCATAGAAACAGCAAAAAAAGCCGTTCTGAATTACATACAGCTTCATGGTGATGAAAATGAGGACTTTATTGCTGAATTGAGAGAAAAACTAAGTCCCAAAACCGGAATTATAAAAGTAATCCGGATCGGAAAGCAAAAACCAGAAACGGAAATGATGATGACAAAAAACATCGATTATCTGCTTTTTGATACAGATTCAAAAGCTTTTGGCGGAACAGGACAGCGGTTTGACTGGAACATGCTGAACAGTGCTGAAATTCCTCTGCCCTACTTTTTAAGCGGTGGAATTTCGGAAGAAAATGTTTCCGATATGGATAAACTAACTCAAAAACCTCTGGGATTAGACATCAATTCTAAATTTGAAAGTTCTCCCGGAAATAAAAATATAAACCAGATAAGAAAATTTAAAGAAATTATCAGAATAAGATACTCACAGGAACAGATCTGA
- the lipB gene encoding lipoyl(octanoyl) transferase LipB: MNTHQNKVVEFEDLGVKEYQPSWDYQEKLMKDIIDTKIKNRDLPEEQHHRTSNHFLLVEHPHVYTLGKSGHEENMLAGIDKLKEIEATFVKVNRGGDITYHGYGQIVGYPILDLENFFTDIHKYMRNLEEVIIRTIAEYGLNGERSPGETGVWLDVGKPYARKICAMGVKASRWVTLHGFALNVNTDMRYFEYIVPCGIKDKQVTSLKRELERDLTPEEMEDIKAKIRKHFADVFEAELVSK, translated from the coding sequence ATGAATACACATCAGAATAAAGTAGTAGAATTTGAAGATTTAGGCGTAAAAGAATATCAGCCCTCATGGGATTATCAGGAAAAACTGATGAAAGATATTATTGATACCAAAATAAAAAACCGCGATTTACCTGAAGAACAACATCATAGAACGTCCAATCACTTCCTTTTGGTGGAGCATCCGCATGTGTACACTTTAGGAAAAAGCGGGCATGAAGAAAATATGCTGGCGGGCATCGATAAGCTTAAGGAGATAGAAGCTACTTTTGTAAAAGTAAACAGGGGTGGTGACATTACCTATCACGGATACGGACAGATCGTAGGATACCCTATCCTGGATCTTGAAAATTTCTTTACGGATATTCATAAATATATGCGAAATCTGGAAGAAGTGATCATCAGAACGATCGCAGAATACGGATTAAATGGAGAACGTTCTCCCGGAGAAACAGGTGTCTGGCTCGATGTAGGGAAACCCTATGCCCGGAAAATCTGTGCAATGGGGGTAAAAGCTTCCCGTTGGGTGACGTTACACGGTTTTGCGCTGAATGTAAATACCGATATGCGCTATTTTGAATATATTGTTCCGTGTGGAATTAAAGATAAACAGGTGACTTCATTAAAAAGAGAACTGGAGAGAGACCTGACTCCTGAGGAAATGGAGGATATTAAGGCTAAAATCAGGAAACATTTTGCGGATGTTTTTGAAGCGGAACTCGTGAGTAAATAA
- a CDS encoding heme ABC transporter ATP-binding protein: MIKARGISYKHKEFHILDTVDVSLEYGEFLAIVGPNGAGKSSLLSVLANEVKSKQKIEFKDKDLKEWDIRELSKHKAKFSQHNSNDITLEVKDVVMMGRYPYFDAQPREEDFDAVNHRMQETEVLHLKDREYNTLSGGEKQRVHLSRVMVQLENDITRKLVFLDEPLNNLDVKHQYKALEIIKKFTENTNSALVVLHDLNLAAQFADKILLMKSGRVAAYGTPEEVFTAENISEAYNFPCTICDHPITNNPMIIFG, from the coding sequence ATGATAAAGGCCCGCGGGATCAGCTATAAACATAAAGAATTCCATATTCTCGACACCGTGGATGTCTCTTTGGAATATGGTGAATTTTTAGCAATTGTAGGTCCTAACGGCGCCGGAAAATCCAGCCTGCTGAGTGTCCTGGCCAATGAGGTGAAATCAAAACAGAAAATAGAATTTAAGGATAAAGATCTGAAAGAATGGGATATAAGGGAACTGTCAAAACATAAGGCTAAGTTCTCCCAACACAACAGCAATGATATCACGCTTGAAGTTAAAGATGTAGTGATGATGGGGCGGTATCCGTATTTTGACGCCCAGCCACGAGAAGAAGATTTTGATGCTGTTAACCACAGGATGCAGGAGACGGAAGTTTTACACCTTAAAGACAGGGAATACAACACTTTGTCGGGAGGCGAAAAACAGCGGGTACACCTTTCTAGAGTCATGGTACAGCTGGAGAATGATATCACCCGGAAACTGGTTTTTCTGGATGAACCGTTGAATAATCTGGATGTCAAACATCAGTATAAAGCACTTGAAATCATTAAGAAATTTACTGAGAATACAAACTCAGCACTGGTGGTCCTGCATGATCTCAATCTCGCGGCTCAGTTTGCAGATAAAATACTATTGATGAAATCAGGAAGGGTAGCCGCCTATGGAACACCGGAAGAGGTTTTCACAGCCGAAAATATCAGTGAAGCCTATAATTTTCCTTGCACCATCTGCGATCACCCGATCACGAATAACCCTATGATCATTTTTGGATAA